The following proteins are encoded in a genomic region of Lactiplantibacillus plantarum:
- a CDS encoding Cof-type HAD-IIB family hydrolase, with protein MVARLAVFDIDDTLLARNKQLLPSTIESIQALRDDGIHVAIATGRNLAMARPVINALQLQDYVLCNGSAAFAGRQQIHQHTLSKDNVGKLVAAADKQNIDIVVESLDGLHIHTHPSTTTRQVLNTFRAPELDYAPDYYQHHDVYQAMMFYPDVQNRLLPHPDEFSFVRFHERGVDIIPKVGSKAQGIAKLAAALNVDSSNVAAFGDNDNDREMIQSAGIGVAMGNAKAEIKALADITTTDCDHDGIANGLKKIGWL; from the coding sequence ATGGTAGCAAGATTAGCAGTTTTTGACATTGATGACACACTATTGGCTCGCAATAAGCAATTATTACCGAGCACCATTGAAAGTATTCAAGCACTTAGAGATGATGGGATTCATGTAGCCATCGCCACGGGTCGCAATTTAGCGATGGCCCGGCCAGTTATTAATGCCTTACAATTACAAGATTATGTACTGTGCAATGGTTCAGCAGCGTTTGCTGGTCGCCAACAAATTCATCAACACACCTTATCTAAAGACAATGTTGGCAAATTGGTTGCGGCGGCGGATAAACAGAATATTGATATTGTGGTCGAATCACTGGATGGGCTACATATCCACACACATCCGTCCACCACGACGCGCCAGGTGTTGAACACGTTTCGGGCACCTGAGTTGGATTATGCCCCTGATTACTATCAGCACCATGATGTGTATCAGGCCATGATGTTTTACCCGGATGTCCAAAATCGATTGTTGCCGCATCCAGATGAGTTTTCCTTTGTTCGTTTTCATGAACGCGGGGTTGATATCATTCCCAAAGTGGGATCTAAGGCGCAAGGAATTGCAAAACTGGCAGCGGCACTTAATGTCGATTCGAGTAACGTTGCGGCCTTTGGTGATAATGATAATGACCGAGAGATGATTCAGAGCGCCGGTATTGGGGTCGCTATGGGTAACGCGAAAGCTGAGATTAAAGCATTAGCAGACATTACGACGACCGATTGTGATCACGATGGCATCGCCAATGGACTAAAAAAAATTGGTTGGCTATAA
- a CDS encoding ribonuclease H family protein, protein MAQKYYAVRKGRQPGIYRTWPETQKQVSGYPQAQYKSFTSEKDAQDFMAGKASPTRLAHSKSISNQTPVNAAITVYTDGGSRNTGNVAGQHVHQDDKAAWAYRIEMPDQLVTDSAGEWGATNNRMEIMAFLRALEQLQQLGQTKTGILFVLDSQYVLNAVTKGWLAGWKRRGWKRSNGPLVNAELWREVDRLLPAFTALNYRWTKGHATNQGNVFVDHLLNQTMDQMHAGQPAQASTGAKISPQPAKTSVPQPTMSNPTPTKSNQSATVRSTPAEKKPVDPEQVARSVAAIKKMLRDN, encoded by the coding sequence ATGGCACAAAAATATTACGCTGTTCGTAAGGGACGCCAACCTGGTATTTACCGCACCTGGCCCGAAACTCAAAAGCAAGTTAGCGGTTATCCACAAGCACAGTACAAGAGCTTCACAAGCGAGAAAGACGCTCAGGATTTTATGGCTGGTAAGGCCAGTCCAACCCGACTAGCTCACTCAAAATCAATATCTAATCAAACGCCGGTCAACGCAGCCATTACTGTTTATACTGATGGCGGTTCGCGAAATACCGGAAACGTTGCCGGTCAGCACGTGCACCAAGATGATAAGGCTGCCTGGGCTTATCGGATTGAAATGCCCGACCAACTCGTCACTGACTCTGCCGGCGAATGGGGTGCCACCAATAATCGCATGGAAATCATGGCCTTCTTACGAGCTCTTGAACAATTGCAACAGCTTGGCCAAACTAAGACTGGGATTCTGTTCGTACTTGATTCACAGTATGTCCTCAACGCAGTCACTAAGGGCTGGCTGGCTGGTTGGAAACGACGCGGCTGGAAACGCAGCAATGGTCCGTTAGTTAACGCTGAGTTATGGCGTGAAGTCGACCGGTTGCTTCCAGCATTCACTGCACTTAATTACCGCTGGACTAAGGGCCACGCTACCAATCAGGGCAATGTCTTTGTCGATCATTTGTTGAATCAAACTATGGATCAAATGCACGCTGGTCAGCCGGCCCAAGCCTCGACTGGTGCTAAAATTAGTCCACAGCCAGCTAAAACTAGTGTGCCACAGCCGACTATGTCGAACCCAACACCAACTAAGTCTAATCAATCGGCCACTGTACGCTCGACACCAGCTGAAAAAAAGCCAGTTGATCCCGAACAAGTCGCCCGTTCAGTAGCGGCAATCAAGAAGATGCTACGCGATAACTAA
- a CDS encoding nucleoside hydrolase, which produces MAKRKMILDLDTGIDDAMAIAYAVGAPDVDLIGIISSYGNCLVDQAAINSLQILELLGATDVPVFLGEPHSSTTEHFDVMPISQQIHGMNGIGDVNLPEPKRAVEKQSGVDFLIDAVHQYGADLTLVPTGPLTNLAEALEKAPDIASTIGNVTLMGGALTVPGNVSHYAEANINQDAEAANAVFTSTMPLTMVGLDVTLRTLLTKTETQQWRDLKTTAGEKFADIVDYYIAAYDITSPDLHGCALHDPLAVGVSLDPSFVTTLDLNMYVQASGEDYGRTIGDPARLNDPTNVTVALTVDKDRYLKTFMNYLTTLFKAH; this is translated from the coding sequence ATGGCAAAACGTAAAATGATTTTAGACTTAGACACCGGGATTGACGACGCAATGGCCATTGCCTACGCAGTCGGTGCACCCGACGTTGATTTAATTGGGATTATCAGTTCTTATGGGAACTGCCTAGTGGATCAGGCGGCGATTAACAGTTTACAAATTCTAGAACTACTAGGTGCCACTGACGTACCCGTCTTTCTAGGTGAACCCCACTCCAGTACGACGGAACACTTTGACGTTATGCCGATTTCACAGCAGATTCATGGCATGAACGGTATCGGCGACGTGAACCTTCCTGAACCGAAACGCGCCGTGGAAAAGCAGTCCGGTGTCGACTTCTTAATTGATGCCGTTCACCAATATGGCGCCGATCTGACCCTAGTGCCAACCGGTCCCTTAACCAACTTGGCCGAAGCACTCGAAAAAGCACCAGACATTGCCAGCACCATTGGTAATGTGACCTTAATGGGTGGTGCACTGACTGTTCCAGGTAATGTCAGTCACTACGCTGAAGCCAATATTAATCAAGATGCCGAAGCGGCCAACGCCGTCTTCACCAGTACGATGCCTCTTACGATGGTCGGACTCGACGTAACGTTACGGACATTATTAACCAAGACTGAAACACAACAATGGCGGGACTTAAAGACAACTGCGGGCGAAAAATTTGCTGACATTGTTGACTATTACATTGCGGCTTACGATATTACGAGTCCTGACTTACACGGTTGTGCCTTACACGATCCACTGGCAGTCGGCGTTTCACTCGATCCAAGTTTTGTCACCACGTTAGACCTGAATATGTACGTCCAGGCTAGTGGTGAAGATTATGGCCGGACAATTGGTGACCCTGCGCGACTCAATGACCCAACTAACGTCACGGTTGCGTTAACGGTCGACAAGGATCGTTATTTGAAGACATTCATGAATTACCTGACGACATTATTTAAAGCCCATTAG
- a CDS encoding nitroreductase family protein, with protein sequence MTTNSPLEAIMNARHSVRQYDGQTKIGREEMGAMLQTAFLAPTALNQQPIRALVIEDAALRQWLCAATGNTSQLTTASAVVLFVLDRENQHQAPAFQASQGQQFDTGDETIGALDAGLIAMQFMLVAKDHGFDTNPMTGFDAAGFTSILELDAQRYRPLLLVSIGKAAVAGKPADHQPLATLVDYR encoded by the coding sequence ATGACGACGAATAGTCCATTAGAAGCAATCATGAATGCGCGCCATTCGGTTCGGCAATATGACGGCCAAACTAAAATTGGGCGTGAAGAAATGGGCGCGATGTTACAGACCGCATTTTTGGCACCAACCGCATTGAATCAACAACCGATTCGGGCGTTGGTGATTGAGGATGCAGCCTTGCGACAATGGTTGTGTGCCGCGACTGGTAATACCAGTCAGTTAACTACGGCCAGTGCCGTCGTCTTATTTGTGCTGGATCGTGAAAATCAACATCAAGCGCCAGCGTTTCAGGCCAGTCAGGGGCAACAATTTGATACTGGTGACGAGACCATTGGCGCCCTAGATGCTGGCCTGATTGCGATGCAATTTATGTTAGTGGCTAAAGATCATGGCTTTGATACGAATCCGATGACCGGGTTTGATGCTGCCGGATTCACGTCTATTTTGGAACTTGACGCCCAGCGGTATCGGCCACTATTGCTCGTTTCAATTGGCAAAGCGGCCGTTGCTGGCAAGCCAGCAGATCATCAACCGCTAGCGACATTAGTTGATTATCGATAA
- a CDS encoding polyphosphate kinase 2 family protein, whose translation MNFEKHYRYTGKQKLGLTKLATAVDPEFEDEKVIKAQIAKNIKQLTELQGKLYAQDRFGVLVIFQAMDAAGKDSMIRHIMSGVNPQGCEVTSFKQPTTKEIAHDYLWRIHDRVPKRGMIGIFNRSYYEDVLVSRVHPEIIVNEHVGEINDKKQVDDAFFERRFNDLRYFEDYLQHNGYLVLKFFLHMSKAEQKQRFIRRIEIPSHNWKFSAADIQERQYWDDYQRAYDDAITKTATKATPWYVIPSDSKWYSRLCVSEIINQRLSELPLAYPSLDASAQAQLKTALEQLDRETD comes from the coding sequence GTGAATTTTGAAAAGCACTACCGATATACTGGAAAGCAAAAATTAGGATTAACTAAATTAGCAACGGCGGTTGATCCAGAATTTGAAGACGAAAAGGTCATCAAGGCGCAAATCGCCAAGAATATTAAGCAACTGACTGAACTGCAAGGTAAGTTATATGCACAAGACCGATTTGGTGTTTTAGTCATTTTTCAGGCGATGGATGCGGCGGGTAAGGACAGTATGATTCGCCATATCATGAGTGGGGTCAACCCCCAAGGCTGTGAAGTCACATCGTTCAAGCAACCAACTACTAAAGAAATTGCGCATGATTATTTATGGCGAATTCATGATCGGGTCCCCAAACGCGGCATGATTGGGATCTTCAATCGGTCGTATTATGAAGACGTACTTGTTAGTCGAGTCCATCCGGAAATTATTGTGAATGAGCACGTCGGTGAGATTAACGATAAGAAACAAGTGGATGATGCTTTTTTTGAACGTCGTTTTAACGATCTTCGGTACTTTGAAGATTACTTGCAACACAACGGCTACTTAGTGCTCAAGTTCTTCTTACACATGTCAAAGGCGGAACAGAAGCAACGTTTTATTCGCCGTATTGAAATTCCAAGTCACAACTGGAAATTCTCAGCTGCCGATATTCAGGAACGGCAGTATTGGGATGATTATCAGCGTGCTTATGATGATGCTATCACCAAGACGGCTACTAAAGCGACACCGTGGTACGTCATTCCGTCGGATAGTAAGTGGTATTCGCGGCTCTGTGTTTCGGAAATCATCAATCAACGCCTGTCGGAATTGCCATTAGCGTATCCCTCACTGGATGCGAGTGCGCAAGCACAATTAAAAACGGCGCTGGAGCAACTAGATCGTGAGACCGACTAA
- a CDS encoding Ig-like domain-containing protein produces the protein MRKKWRWLLLALTGIFFLMFGPPLVSQARNVIEATGNDVNSAVIKDSKGKIMAHDAQLPEDQEYTVNYNWRIPDNLKIKAGDTMAFQVPENVRIPHDEAFPMKGITAGTIGTFFIAAGAHTGLVTFNQAYQTRPRNRKGFVQLDAFGTVPSHPGNLAPILLEKSAEWADEANPRRINWTIRVLPNNNQLVDPTFVDTLSPNQTYVNGSAVLRDETGNIIPVNTSVNGNQLTFNATGSFTSELALTYQTKTNEPTGDATFENNVTYTDKNGNKGSATATISRPVTEPDVPENPGISEPTDPDEDEEPGVTEPEKPGTTEPEKPGVTEPEKPGTTEPEKPGVTEPEKPGTTEPEKPGVTEPEKPGTTEPEKPGVTEPEKPGTTEPEKPGVTEPEKPGTTEPEKPGVTEPEKPGTTEPEKPGVTEPEKPGTTEPEKPGITEPEKPGTVSPEQPSGPKPTNPGTVTPEKPTAVTPAVPNESSPSTPEPSVSGNLSAPANPATNSTNTTATTVPATNPLPASAATAFAGSAPMNKSLPQTNEHSASWSVAIGLALLIGLLGSAFVLTRRTKHRHS, from the coding sequence ATGCGCAAAAAATGGCGATGGTTATTATTAGCACTTACTGGAATTTTCTTTTTGATGTTCGGGCCACCCTTAGTTAGTCAGGCCCGCAACGTAATTGAAGCAACGGGCAACGATGTTAATAGTGCGGTTATCAAAGATAGTAAGGGCAAGATAATGGCTCACGATGCACAATTGCCAGAAGACCAAGAATACACAGTCAATTACAACTGGCGCATCCCTGATAACCTCAAGATCAAGGCGGGCGACACGATGGCTTTCCAAGTCCCCGAAAACGTTCGTATTCCGCATGACGAGGCTTTTCCAATGAAAGGAATCACTGCAGGTACCATCGGAACCTTCTTCATTGCTGCCGGCGCACATACGGGTCTCGTCACATTTAATCAGGCCTATCAAACCAGACCACGTAATCGGAAAGGGTTTGTTCAATTGGACGCCTTCGGAACCGTTCCTAGTCATCCTGGTAACTTAGCCCCAATTTTATTAGAGAAATCAGCTGAATGGGCTGACGAAGCTAATCCACGGCGGATCAACTGGACAATTCGTGTCTTGCCTAATAACAATCAGCTCGTCGATCCCACCTTTGTTGATACGTTGAGTCCGAACCAAACGTATGTCAATGGCAGCGCCGTCCTACGCGATGAGACAGGTAATATTATTCCCGTCAATACGAGCGTGAATGGTAATCAATTGACGTTTAATGCCACAGGGTCGTTTACGTCAGAGTTAGCTTTGACCTACCAAACTAAGACTAACGAACCCACTGGCGACGCAACTTTTGAAAATAATGTCACCTATACTGACAAGAACGGCAACAAGGGATCCGCGACAGCCACGATTTCACGGCCAGTCACCGAACCGGACGTTCCCGAAAATCCAGGTATTTCGGAACCAACAGATCCCGATGAAGATGAGGAACCAGGAGTTACTGAACCGGAAAAACCTGGGACTACCGAACCCGAGAAACCCGGAGTCACCGAACCAGAGAAACCTGGGACTACCGAACCCGAGAAACCCGGAGTCACCGAACCAGAAAAACCTGGGACTACCGAACCCGAGAAACCCGGAGTCACCGAACCAGAGAAACCTGGGACTACCGAACCCGAGAAACCCGGAGTCACCGAACCAGAAAAACCTGGGACTACTGAACCGGAGAAACCCGGGGTCACTGAACCAGAAAAACCTGGGACTACTGAACCGGAGAAACCCGGGGTCACTGAACCAGAAAAACCTGGGACTACTGAACCGGAGAAACCCGGGGTCACTGAACCAGAAAAACCTGGGACTACTGAACCGGAGAAACCCGGAATCACTGAACCAGAAAAGCCGGGTACCGTCTCACCAGAACAGCCGAGTGGTCCTAAGCCCACCAATCCAGGAACCGTAACACCTGAAAAACCAACGGCCGTCACTCCAGCCGTTCCAAATGAGTCGTCTCCATCGACCCCCGAACCAAGCGTCAGTGGTAATCTGTCAGCACCTGCCAATCCAGCGACAAATTCGACTAACACGACCGCCACAACGGTTCCGGCAACTAATCCCTTACCAGCATCGGCAGCTACAGCTTTTGCAGGCTCAGCACCGATGAATAAGTCGTTGCCACAAACTAACGAACACTCGGCAAGTTGGTCAGTAGCTATCGGTCTCGCCTTATTGATTGGATTACTCGGTAGCGCTTTTGTCCTGACACGCCGAACTAAGCATCGGCATTCATAA
- a CDS encoding alpha/beta hydrolase, translating into MRRIKIIKIMAIISATLVVGIGSYWQHRLTPLRKTRVAQTSIPTIFVGGDYARAFSTDGFVHRLTAAHLMTKGLVVHVSHAGHVTVQQFGPLKNNPTIQVIFADNHHAKRQARQFATVMQGLAKRYHVTRYNAVGHSSGGNIIFDYLTAQVPQRAQINKFVTIGSTYPGLTTQQLNRLPRSLPILNIAGHVWHTSGDGGVNLQAVLKFSHQLLAAGWSPKTQIIHGSPLTASHSMLHINPQVDLLIIQFLYGN; encoded by the coding sequence ATGCGACGAATTAAAATTATTAAAATCATGGCCATTATTAGTGCGACCCTGGTCGTAGGGATTGGATCCTATTGGCAACATCGCTTGACCCCATTACGAAAAACGCGGGTCGCCCAAACGAGTATTCCGACCATCTTCGTCGGTGGCGATTACGCGCGCGCATTTTCTACCGACGGCTTTGTGCACCGCTTAACCGCGGCACACCTGATGACGAAAGGATTGGTCGTCCATGTTAGTCACGCCGGCCACGTGACCGTCCAACAGTTCGGACCACTAAAAAACAACCCAACGATTCAGGTTATCTTTGCCGATAATCATCATGCGAAACGTCAAGCTCGGCAGTTTGCTACTGTCATGCAAGGGCTCGCAAAACGCTACCACGTGACCCGCTACAATGCTGTCGGTCACTCATCTGGAGGTAATATCATCTTTGATTATCTGACAGCGCAAGTCCCCCAGCGCGCACAAATCAATAAGTTTGTGACCATTGGCTCGACCTATCCGGGCTTGACCACTCAGCAGTTAAACCGGTTACCACGGTCCTTGCCGATATTGAATATTGCCGGCCATGTTTGGCATACAAGTGGTGATGGCGGCGTCAATTTACAAGCCGTACTTAAATTCAGCCATCAATTATTGGCAGCTGGTTGGTCACCAAAAACCCAAATCATTCACGGTAGTCCCCTGACCGCCAGCCACTCAATGTTGCATATCAATCCACAGGTCGACTTACTCATCATCCAGTTCTTGTACGGCAACTGA
- a CDS encoding NAD(P)/FAD-dependent oxidoreductase — translation MSAEYDLTIIGGGPVGMFAAFYAGMRNARVQLLESLPELGGQVQALYPEKIIHDVAGYPAIKGRELVAQLEKQLTQFPIDIQLASPVTDVTGAMGDFTITTASGQQSHSKAIIVATGSGAFEPRRLAVDNAAEFENKQLFYHIPSVKQFADRTVLVAGGGDSAIDMALMLEPVAKHVYIMHRRDRFRGMEHNVDLLKASSVEIKTPFLIKQLAETATGQLQLTMKEVRGTTEETLAVDDLIVNYGFIADNKVIRNWHVTPTMAHRLITVDTEMNTDVPGIAAIGDTVTYAGKLGLIASGFGEAPNAVNQLMMTLYPERRSPLHSTTVFEKM, via the coding sequence ATGAGTGCAGAATATGATTTAACAATTATTGGTGGTGGCCCGGTCGGCATGTTTGCAGCCTTCTATGCTGGTATGCGTAATGCACGGGTTCAGTTATTAGAAAGTCTCCCCGAATTAGGGGGTCAGGTTCAGGCTTTGTATCCTGAGAAGATCATTCATGACGTTGCGGGATATCCGGCAATCAAGGGCCGCGAACTGGTGGCACAACTTGAAAAGCAACTCACACAATTTCCAATTGACATTCAATTGGCGAGCCCGGTGACGGATGTCACGGGAGCGATGGGTGATTTCACGATTACCACGGCGAGTGGACAGCAGTCACATTCCAAAGCGATTATCGTAGCGACTGGGAGTGGGGCTTTTGAACCCCGGCGCTTAGCAGTCGATAATGCGGCTGAATTTGAGAATAAGCAATTATTCTACCACATTCCAAGTGTCAAGCAATTTGCGGATCGAACGGTACTAGTTGCGGGTGGTGGCGACTCAGCCATCGATATGGCCTTGATGCTTGAACCCGTTGCTAAGCACGTTTATATCATGCATCGGCGTGATCGGTTCCGTGGGATGGAACACAATGTGGACTTGTTAAAAGCGTCTTCCGTTGAAATCAAGACGCCATTTTTGATTAAGCAACTTGCAGAGACGGCTACCGGACAGTTACAGCTGACGATGAAAGAGGTTCGCGGCACAACTGAAGAAACATTGGCCGTTGATGATTTGATTGTTAACTATGGCTTTATCGCGGATAATAAAGTCATCCGAAACTGGCACGTGACCCCAACCATGGCCCACCGACTCATCACCGTTGATACGGAGATGAATACCGACGTACCTGGGATTGCGGCTATTGGTGATACGGTGACTTACGCGGGCAAGTTAGGCTTGATTGCCAGTGGCTTCGGGGAAGCTCCTAACGCGGTCAATCAGTTAATGATGACCTTGTATCCCGAACGACGGAGTCCACTGCATAGTACGACCGTGTTTGAAAAAATGTAA
- a CDS encoding glycerophosphodiester phosphodiesterase — MGAWRFWWDSTRRFYKNWGSYVALIFSTNLVISYLAIPFFNWVLEMLLKWQRVSYVSYTNIGSIIIHQPLAALGMVAILLAIIILVYWQFAFLLLGIMNIFRGRPQTVRAVLRSTVTSLTGTSPSTFLFFIGYFIVILPFGSFIFTTPLLNKAKIPAFIVSYLMENPWMTLGLGCFYLLAGYLGIRLISLLPLMIVDRLPWKTAVTRSWQQTRHHLWRYLWTMIVTLFMIFLIVTTIYTLIYVAQLQFDKTSFAMAAATVNLFIMEAITEIIICYTTAIFMMLIIVCYRQDFTLLRQQPQYFNEAPRLRKLTRASVAIGLLLATSLLVAVNLVYLNGLVITKPIMISHRGVDNGNGVQNTIPALIKTSKEHPDYVEMDIQVTKDHQFVVMHDPTLKALAGVKKKPSQLTLKQLEKITVRENGYQAKIPSFDAYLKAAHKHHQKLLVEIKTSSAYTAADTKRFIDRYGATLLAHHDQVHTLSFKVMRDLKRLDQKQFVSYILPYNLTFPHTVANGYTMEVTTLNDQFVDKADRNHKTVYAWDIDNTDQMDQMMFMGVTGVVTDNLTEMQQEVKSNTDHPSYAKLLLTFMNELSLTSNE, encoded by the coding sequence ATGGGCGCTTGGCGTTTTTGGTGGGATAGTACCCGCCGTTTTTATAAGAACTGGGGCAGTTACGTTGCCCTGATATTTAGTACCAATTTGGTCATTAGTTACCTAGCAATTCCTTTTTTTAATTGGGTGCTAGAAATGTTACTCAAGTGGCAACGGGTCAGTTATGTCTCGTACACGAATATCGGTAGTATTATTATTCACCAACCACTGGCCGCACTCGGTATGGTGGCGATCTTATTAGCCATTATTATTTTAGTTTATTGGCAATTTGCCTTTCTGCTACTGGGTATTATGAATATCTTTCGTGGCCGACCACAAACTGTGCGCGCGGTCTTGCGGTCAACGGTCACTAGTCTGACTGGCACCTCACCCAGCACTTTCTTATTCTTTATCGGCTACTTTATTGTGATTTTGCCATTTGGAAGTTTCATCTTTACAACACCATTACTCAACAAGGCCAAAATTCCAGCCTTCATTGTCAGCTATCTCATGGAAAACCCGTGGATGACGCTCGGCTTGGGGTGCTTCTACTTACTGGCTGGTTACCTTGGAATTCGCCTAATTAGCCTATTACCGCTAATGATTGTCGATCGGCTTCCATGGAAAACGGCCGTTACTCGTAGTTGGCAACAAACGCGCCACCATCTTTGGCGCTACTTGTGGACCATGATTGTGACCTTATTCATGATTTTTCTGATCGTCACGACCATTTATACGTTGATTTACGTAGCCCAGCTTCAATTCGATAAAACAAGTTTTGCCATGGCCGCTGCCACTGTTAATCTCTTTATCATGGAAGCAATCACCGAAATTATTATTTGTTATACCACGGCCATCTTCATGATGTTAATTATTGTTTGCTATCGTCAAGACTTTACACTCCTCCGCCAACAACCGCAATACTTTAACGAGGCACCACGGTTGCGCAAATTGACCCGGGCGAGTGTTGCAATTGGCTTGCTGTTAGCGACAAGTTTGCTAGTTGCCGTTAATTTAGTCTACTTAAATGGACTAGTGATTACCAAGCCAATCATGATTTCCCACCGCGGCGTCGATAACGGAAACGGCGTGCAAAACACAATTCCTGCACTGATCAAGACCAGCAAGGAACATCCGGATTACGTTGAGATGGACATCCAAGTCACCAAGGACCATCAATTCGTTGTCATGCATGATCCAACCTTAAAAGCCTTAGCTGGCGTTAAGAAAAAGCCATCTCAATTAACATTAAAACAACTAGAAAAAATTACTGTTCGTGAAAATGGCTATCAGGCAAAGATTCCAAGTTTCGATGCTTACCTGAAAGCGGCTCACAAGCATCATCAAAAACTATTAGTCGAAATCAAGACCAGCTCGGCTTACACCGCCGCCGATACTAAACGGTTCATCGATCGTTATGGTGCGACCCTACTGGCTCATCATGACCAAGTCCATACGCTTAGTTTCAAAGTCATGCGTGACTTGAAACGCTTAGATCAAAAACAATTCGTTAGTTACATCTTGCCTTATAATCTCACGTTCCCGCATACAGTCGCGAACGGCTACACCATGGAGGTCACCACATTAAACGACCAATTCGTTGACAAGGCTGACCGCAATCACAAGACGGTTTACGCCTGGGACATTGATAATACGGACCAAATGGATCAAATGATGTTCATGGGCGTCACCGGCGTAGTCACTGATAATCTAACGGAAATGCAGCAAGAAGTTAAGAGCAACACCGACCATCCCAGCTATGCCAAACTCTTATTGACTTTTATGAATGAATTAAGTCTAACTAGCAACGAGTAA